The region AAGGTGAGTCATATCCGTTTTTAAAATTACAGGGCAGCGTCCTGAAAAAACAAGGGGTTCTTCAATGTCTACGCACTTTTGGCTCGCCTCGGATATATTTAACCCGAATCGTTCAACAAGCTGACAAAGAAAATTACCTGTTCCCTGCGAACATCTGGAATTTTCCCGGTAAAGATCCTGACCATCACTGCGTAATTCCAACACAGAAAAGCCCTGGCTGCCTATGGATATTACGCTGCATGGAGAAGCGTCTGGATGGGTAAAACGGATGCCGCGTGCCAGTGCTGCTTTAACAGGCACGCGCAAGCATGTAAGTCCTCGGCTATATCTGCCGGTCGCTGCTATCGGGTATGAAGGTGTCCAGCCGGATTTCTGAAGAAGCACACGTAAAATATTGAATGGATCTTTATCGTGCTCTTTTTTATATGTTTTTTGTATATGTGGCTCGCCATTGCTTTCAGCCAAAACAGAAACTTTTACAGTTTCTGCTCCAAGATCAATTCCCCAAAATAATTTGGCATTTATTGCCACGTATAGCCTCGTTTTAAAAAAAATATCTAATCAAACACTAGCTGCAGTCATCTAGCATTGTTATGCGGCTCGTTCTATCAAATCCTTGTGTCCCAGCCTGTTATAAGAATTTAAATGAATGCTTGGTTTTCTGTAGCATGCATACGTATCTAATGGAATATTTGGATAAACAAAGATTTTTTTGGCTTTATTAGCATAAGAAAACACGGCCTTACAACACATAATTCATGCTACTTTATGAGCGTTGAAATAGCGGAAAGCATTGTTGCAATGTCTGCCAGAAATATGGGAATAAATCAGGTCATAGTTTCAGGAGGGACCATTGCGGAAGCGATGTGTTTCAAGGCGTCGCGGTATCAATCCGGTTGTCTACTATAACTTTTTTTTGTAGAAATAGTACGTGTTCGTAACTTACGATAAAATTGACGTTTTCCCGTCTCGAATGATTTGAAATTAATTAAGGGATGATTTGGTGCCAGAAAAATACGAAAGCAAATTTGAAAGCTATATCCGATCCGAGATGGTTCAAGATCCAGCTCATGATATTAACCATGTTCGTAGGGTTGTTAAAACAGCCAAAGAACTGTGCGATAAAGAAGAAGCTAAGCTGGAGGTAGTTTTACCTGCGGCATACTTGCATGACTGTTTCACCTTTCCTAAAAATCACCCAGAGCGAGCATCCAGTTCCAGAGTTGCCGCAGAAAAAGCGGAAGAGTTTCTTCTATCGATCGACTACCCGAAAGAGTACTTGGAGGAAATCAAACACGCAATTGTGGCACATAGTTTTAGCATGGGAGTCAAGCCGAACACCGTTGAGGCTCAAATAGTCCAAGATGCGGATAGGCTTGATGCTCTCGGTGCGATCGGCATATCACGATGCATTCAGGTAAGCTCAAGTTTTGGTACCAGCTTATATCACAGTGAAGACCCTTATGCTGAAAACCGTGCACTTGATGATAAAACTTATGCTTTGGACCATTTTCAAGTAAAACTTTTTAAATTAGCTGATCAAATGAATACGGCTTCGGCTAAACGAGAAGCCAAGAAAAGAGTTCAGTTTATGGAATTATATATAGAACAGCTTGCTACTGAGATGTAAAAAACAGCTTACAATGCATTTAAGCGCGAGATCGTAACACTTAATCTGTAATCAATTACAACTTAACCAATTATTGAGTTAGTTTTCCACCAACCATTCTCATTTCCGGTCCGCTGGCAGAACTCATATACGAGCTGCAAGGAACCGGTCCCATCGAAAAGGTTTTCCTGAATTGCAGGGGGCTTCCCTATAATGAAGCTCCCGCTGCATTTGCCCGTGAAACCAAAAGTAGCGGGTTTATCGAAGGATGCGGCAGATTAGACCGCATCATTTTTCATACAATTCGCCATAACGCGGCAACCGAACTGACAAATGTACTGAACCTACGTTTCCTGATCGACTACATATACCCGCATGAAATTATTGGTCGCTGAAAGACTTACACTGTTGACTATATGTTAGCTGTTTTTTGCGTGATTTGCTTTATTCTTACTAACCTTTTGCGCAATTATGTATATTAATACACTGATATATTTGAATAAATTATAGGTATGCTCTTTGCAATCTGCTAGATGGTCATAATTATGCAAAAAAAATAAAGAGGTAGTTATGAGTATTAAAAGTAAATTGCTGTTGGTGTTCATTTTCATTTTATTAGGGCTGTCCAGTATTTTTGGAGTTAATTTTTACGGAGGGGTATTAATAGAGCAAACTCGAAAAATTGAATTACTCGCTAATCAAGGTGCGGCAGATTGGCTTCAGGCTAGGAGGCAGGAGAAAAATTTTATTTTGCGCAGGGATGAATCATACGCTGAGAAAACTAAAAAATATGCACAACGCGCTGGAGAAACCCTCAAAAAAATAGGTTCGATGCAACCTGAAATGACTAAGCGGTGTAGTGATGCACTACAGCTTTTATCTAACTATGAAACTTCAATGTCTAAGGTTGTTTCTTTATATAAGCAAATAGGCTTGACGATGAATGATGGGTTGAGATGGCGTTTTATTTTAAATGCACGAAATATGGAAAAGGTTTTCAATGATAATGAGCAGACATCTGATTTTGTAGTGCTTTTGTTGCAAATGAGACGTCACGAAAAGA is a window of Maridesulfovibrio sp. DNA encoding:
- a CDS encoding HD domain-containing protein, with translation MPEKYESKFESYIRSEMVQDPAHDINHVRRVVKTAKELCDKEEAKLEVVLPAAYLHDCFTFPKNHPERASSSRVAAEKAEEFLLSIDYPKEYLEEIKHAIVAHSFSMGVKPNTVEAQIVQDADRLDALGAIGISRCIQVSSSFGTSLYHSEDPYAENRALDDKTYALDHFQVKLFKLADQMNTASAKREAKKRVQFMELYIEQLATEM